One Halobaculum sp. CBA1158 DNA segment encodes these proteins:
- the purM gene encoding phosphoribosylformylglycinamidine cyclo-ligase: MADDAARGDGADATDGEEDSEPELTYADAGVDIDASEAATAALVSAVGDAGAGGSDYAGLLDIGDRYLALATDGVGTKLIVAEALGDYSTVGIDCIAMNANDLVAAGVDPVAFVDYLAVDEPDETFSEQVGAGLREGAERAGVELVGGETAVMPEVIKGLDLAGTCAGLAAKDAVFDGRAEPGDVLVGWASSGIHSNGLTLAREAATRDHEYTDPCPFDGYDTVGEALLEPTRIYADLLGPMREHGVRGAAHLTGGGWTNLERLGDHRYEVTDPWPVQPVFEFVQREGNVADEEMHRTFNMGTGFVAALAPEDAESLAAETDGRVIGTVGEGEGVAIRGLEL, from the coding sequence ATGGCAGACGACGCCGCGCGCGGAGACGGCGCGGACGCGACCGACGGGGAGGAGGACAGCGAACCGGAACTCACCTACGCCGACGCCGGCGTCGACATCGACGCCAGCGAGGCGGCGACCGCGGCGCTCGTGTCCGCGGTCGGCGACGCCGGAGCCGGGGGGAGCGACTACGCCGGCCTGCTCGACATCGGCGACCGCTATCTCGCGCTGGCGACCGACGGCGTCGGGACGAAGCTCATCGTCGCCGAGGCGCTCGGCGACTACTCGACGGTCGGCATCGACTGCATCGCGATGAACGCGAACGACCTCGTCGCCGCCGGCGTCGACCCGGTCGCGTTCGTCGACTACCTCGCGGTCGACGAGCCCGACGAGACGTTCTCCGAGCAGGTCGGCGCGGGCCTGCGCGAGGGAGCCGAGCGCGCCGGCGTCGAACTCGTCGGCGGCGAGACGGCCGTGATGCCCGAGGTGATCAAGGGGCTCGACCTGGCGGGCACCTGCGCCGGCCTCGCGGCCAAGGACGCCGTCTTCGACGGCCGCGCCGAACCGGGCGACGTGCTCGTCGGCTGGGCCTCCTCGGGCATCCACTCGAACGGGCTCACCCTCGCTCGCGAGGCGGCGACCCGCGACCACGAGTACACCGATCCCTGTCCGTTCGACGGCTACGACACTGTCGGCGAGGCGCTCTTGGAGCCAACCCGAATATACGCGGACCTGCTCGGCCCGATGCGCGAGCACGGCGTCCGCGGCGCGGCCCACCTCACCGGCGGCGGGTGGACCAACCTGGAGCGCCTCGGTGACCACCGCTACGAGGTGACCGACCCGTGGCCGGTCCAGCCCGTCTTCGAGTTCGTACAGCGCGAGGGCAACGTCGCCGACGAGGAAATGCACCGCACCTTCAACATGGGCACCGGCTTCGTCGCCGCGCTCGCACCCGAGGACGCCGAGTCGCTGGCGGCCGAGACCGATGGGAGAGTGATCGGCACGGTTGGGGAGGGTGAGGGCGTCGCGATCCGCGGACTGGAGCTGTAG
- a CDS encoding metalloprotease — protein MSRRSGGDASRGSALAVAGLAFSGRELRDFLLAWVALSVAFTVFFAGGGTTVIRSLTAGALGSVGGLLLVSLLTAGVAFLLHELAHKVVAVRFGQRAAFRADYGMLFLAVVAATAGFLFAAPGAVHHVGRITKRENGLIALAGPLVNLVLAAVFAPLLLVGLAGFSSVLLTVGTYGVAVNLLLAAFNLVPFGPLDGATVREWSTPVWLATFLPSAALAVGFALFVLF, from the coding sequence GTGAGCCGCCGATCCGGCGGCGACGCTTCCCGCGGGTCCGCCCTCGCGGTCGCCGGCCTCGCCTTCTCGGGGCGCGAGCTTCGCGACTTCCTGCTCGCGTGGGTCGCGCTGTCGGTCGCGTTCACCGTCTTCTTCGCCGGGGGCGGAACGACGGTGATCCGGTCGCTCACCGCCGGCGCGCTCGGGTCGGTCGGCGGCCTGCTCCTCGTGAGCCTACTGACCGCGGGCGTCGCGTTCCTGCTGCACGAACTCGCGCACAAGGTCGTCGCGGTCCGGTTCGGCCAGCGCGCGGCGTTTCGGGCGGACTACGGCATGCTGTTCCTCGCGGTCGTCGCCGCGACCGCGGGCTTCCTCTTCGCTGCGCCCGGGGCCGTCCACCACGTCGGCCGGATCACGAAACGCGAGAACGGCCTCATCGCGCTGGCCGGTCCGCTCGTGAACCTCGTGCTCGCGGCCGTGTTCGCGCCGCTGCTGCTTGTCGGACTCGCGGGGTTCTCGTCGGTCCTGTTGACCGTCGGGACCTACGGCGTCGCGGTGAACCTCCTGCTCGCGGCGTTCAACCTCGTTCCCTTCGGCCCGCTCGACGGCGCGACCGTGCGCGAGTGGTCGACGCCGGTGTGGCTCGCGACGTTCCTCCCGAGCGCCGCGCTGGCCGTCGGGTTCGCGCTGTTCGTGCTGTTCTGA
- a CDS encoding TraB/GumN family protein translates to MSRDADAPRDDAVDPSPGDSSLGDSAGGSAPGGTPRPSNPDGEGSVRVVGTAHVSEASVREVEATVDEERPDVVAVELDEGRYRQMKGETPDDLDAGDLLRGNTVFQFLAYWMLSYVQTRMGDRFDIEPGAELLAAVETAEDLGISVALVDRDIQTTIQRFWARLSLLEKLRMVGALAFGVTDPRVAGVTFGLVVGLLLGPAIGLFGGAVGITAAVLERVAVGGLAGLVAGYLAVRVADATLGAGGGGAAGGETADGDADGATGLAGLGIGAAVAVAVGATVAVTGIGVAPVAGALSATIVRAVGGLALGLLAGLTVGALAALAIDALGLGMAAGDADEFEGFDPHELTDADVVTAMMEEFRQFSPGGAEALIDERDAYIAHQLVGLRESGYDVVAVVGAGHREGIESYLQSPETLPPMDTLVGTADSGRIPWGKIAAFAISAAFIAFFVLLAMAGVRNEQLLALFAAWFLINGAFAAGLAKLAGARWRSAGVGGAVAWMTSINPLLAPGWFTGYMELRHLTVNVADIGTLNELLSDESRPIRAIVSDMLDVPLFRLIVVVAATNIGSVIASLLFAAYVVPAFAGSLDASITDLMIQGARESARIVWGAVA, encoded by the coding sequence GTGAGCCGCGACGCCGACGCGCCTCGCGACGACGCCGTCGACCCCTCCCCCGGCGACTCCTCCCTCGGCGACTCGGCCGGCGGCTCCGCCCCCGGCGGGACGCCGCGGCCCTCCAACCCCGACGGCGAGGGGAGCGTCCGCGTCGTCGGCACGGCCCACGTCTCGGAGGCCTCGGTCCGCGAGGTCGAAGCGACGGTCGACGAGGAGCGCCCCGATGTCGTCGCCGTCGAACTCGACGAGGGACGCTACCGGCAGATGAAGGGGGAGACGCCGGACGACCTCGACGCCGGCGACCTGCTCCGGGGCAACACCGTCTTTCAGTTCCTCGCGTACTGGATGCTCTCGTACGTCCAGACGCGGATGGGCGACCGCTTCGACATCGAGCCCGGCGCGGAGCTGCTGGCGGCCGTCGAGACCGCCGAAGACCTCGGCATCTCGGTCGCGCTCGTCGACCGCGACATCCAGACGACGATCCAGCGGTTCTGGGCCAGGCTCTCCCTGCTGGAGAAGCTCCGGATGGTCGGCGCGCTCGCGTTCGGCGTCACCGACCCCCGCGTCGCGGGCGTCACCTTCGGGCTCGTCGTCGGACTGTTGCTCGGCCCCGCGATCGGTCTGTTCGGCGGGGCGGTCGGGATCACCGCGGCCGTCCTCGAGCGCGTCGCCGTCGGCGGGCTCGCCGGACTGGTCGCCGGCTACCTCGCGGTCCGCGTCGCCGACGCGACGCTGGGAGCCGGCGGAGGGGGAGCCGCCGGTGGGGAAACGGCCGACGGCGACGCGGACGGCGCGACCGGGCTCGCGGGACTGGGAATCGGTGCGGCCGTCGCCGTCGCGGTCGGCGCGACCGTCGCCGTCACCGGGATCGGTGTCGCGCCCGTGGCGGGGGCGCTCTCGGCCACGATCGTCCGTGCGGTCGGCGGCCTCGCGCTTGGCCTGCTCGCGGGACTGACCGTCGGGGCGCTGGCCGCCCTCGCGATCGACGCGCTCGGGCTCGGGATGGCCGCGGGCGACGCCGACGAGTTCGAGGGGTTCGACCCCCACGAGCTGACCGACGCCGACGTGGTGACGGCGATGATGGAGGAGTTCCGCCAGTTCTCGCCGGGGGGCGCGGAGGCGCTCATCGACGAGCGCGACGCCTACATCGCCCACCAGCTCGTCGGCCTCCGCGAGTCGGGCTACGACGTGGTCGCGGTCGTCGGCGCGGGCCACCGTGAGGGCATCGAGTCGTACCTGCAGTCGCCGGAGACGTTGCCGCCGATGGACACGCTCGTCGGGACGGCGGACTCCGGGAGGATCCCGTGGGGGAAGATCGCCGCGTTCGCGATCTCCGCGGCGTTCATCGCCTTCTTCGTGTTGCTGGCGATGGCCGGGGTCAGGAACGAGCAGTTGCTCGCGCTGTTCGCCGCGTGGTTCCTCATCAACGGGGCGTTCGCGGCCGGGCTGGCGAAGCTGGCGGGGGCGCGCTGGCGCTCGGCCGGCGTCGGCGGCGCGGTCGCGTGGATGACCTCGATCAACCCCCTGCTCGCGCCGGGGTGGTTCACCGGGTACATGGAGCTTCGCCACCTGACGGTGAACGTCGCCGACATCGGGACGCTGAACGAACTGCTGTCGGACGAGTCGCGACCGATCCGCGCGATCGTCTCGGACATGCTCGACGTGCCGCTGTTCCGGCTGATCGTCGTCGTCGCGGCGACGAACATCGGGAGCGTCATCGCTTCCCTGCTGTTCGCCGCCTACGTCGTCCCGGCGTTCGCGGGCTCGCTGGACGCCAGCATCACCGACCTGATGATCCAGGGCGCTCGCGAGTCCGCCCGGATCGTCTGGGGGGCCGTCGCGTGA
- a CDS encoding bifunctional nuclease family protein has translation MDHEAEVAGIGVGVGPDGEEVPAVVLRVRGEYLPIFVTPDQARSIRGALAGEPFDRPLTHDLLVDMVTEFGGAIDSVRIDDLADGTFYGKVDAERYEDGEPERFVFDARPSDAVGLAARVECPILVDDAIVDEAGQPPEAMDLGDDPGPPDVDDRDLEPDDRGPDTGPGSSDPDDEYRYR, from the coding sequence ATGGATCACGAGGCCGAGGTCGCCGGCATCGGCGTGGGGGTCGGCCCGGACGGCGAGGAAGTCCCCGCGGTCGTCCTCCGCGTGCGCGGCGAGTACCTCCCGATATTCGTCACGCCCGACCAGGCGCGGTCGATCCGCGGGGCGCTCGCGGGCGAACCGTTCGACCGACCGCTGACGCACGACCTGCTCGTCGATATGGTAACGGAGTTCGGAGGGGCGATCGACTCCGTCCGGATCGACGACCTCGCCGACGGCACCTTCTACGGGAAGGTCGACGCCGAGCGTTACGAGGACGGCGAGCCCGAGCGGTTCGTCTTCGACGCCCGGCCGAGCGACGCCGTCGGGCTGGCGGCCCGCGTGGAATGTCCGATCCTCGTCGACGACGCGATCGTCGACGAGGCCGGCCAACCCCCCGAGGCGATGGACCTCGGCGACGACCCCGGGCCGCCGGACGTGGACGACCGGGATCTCGAGCCCGACGACCGCGGTCCGGACACCGGACCGGGGTCGTCGGACCCGGACGACGAGTACCGCTACCGCTGA
- a CDS encoding acyl-CoA thioesterase, protein MADDEGTLAGSYTEMTELLLPNDTNNLGRALGGAVLHWMDICGAIAAMRFSRRQCVTASMDHVDFIAPIDLGEVAVLEAYVFNTGRTSVDVKVDVRAENPKTGEEHRTTTSFLTFVALDDSGSPTPVPELSCPTAEEEALRAEATEARREQLSDVSDRLE, encoded by the coding sequence ATGGCCGACGACGAGGGAACGCTCGCGGGATCGTACACCGAGATGACCGAACTCCTCCTCCCGAACGACACGAACAACCTCGGCCGGGCGCTCGGGGGCGCGGTCCTCCATTGGATGGACATCTGCGGGGCGATCGCGGCGATGCGGTTCTCGCGCCGCCAGTGCGTCACGGCGTCGATGGATCACGTCGACTTCATCGCGCCGATCGACCTGGGCGAGGTGGCGGTGCTGGAGGCGTACGTGTTCAACACCGGGCGCACGAGCGTCGACGTGAAAGTGGACGTGCGCGCGGAGAACCCCAAGACCGGCGAGGAGCACAGGACCACGACCTCGTTTCTGACGTTCGTCGCGCTCGACGACTCGGGGTCGCCGACGCCGGTTCCGGAGCTGTCGTGTCCGACCGCCGAGGAGGAGGCGCTCCGGGCCGAGGCGACCGAGGCGCGCCGCGAGCAACTGTCGGACGTGTCCGACCGGCTGGAGTGA
- a CDS encoding methyl-accepting chemotaxis protein, producing MSRIPDVIRATYLRKFTALTLATLVVVAGAGVLLQGQVAAQLTDRTHDDLTASAETSASEVSIWVENNRRTARLISQQAKGQEGDDVRTTIELEHRKLPESVTAIHVVDTESMVVEQSTDDVRIDSSLNFIDWETDGDDLSTISPTGAVVSKTYRRAGSHLMAFASWIPGTETAIVMTVDVSSVAGAAGDQGSGSLSVVDGEDATVHIASDEAAVGETFAGGVDSHALANGREHSGAHDMEAAGTVMAYAPVEGTDWVVVREVPTATAYGIVTEVQTALGAVIALAALGFVVIGATMGRSTSRSLRDLARRAEALAAGDATAAATDGGTRVASETTGDETGDGSVGADGVAAGNRIDEVGEVRTAFEEVRDYLATASRQATAVADGEFDAPVLEEDVPGELGASLSAMRADLESLIEEMEETNETLAAAAESYGETMERAAEGDLTARMDADVDDESMARIAAEFNDMMAQLEATIGRVDRAAAEVAAASDEADSGVAETRRAAGEVASATDGIAAGADEQVDHLREVTDEMSDLSAAVEEVAATADEVAERSEAAAERGAEGSRLADAAIDEMAAIEAHTESTAEAVRGLESEVTEIGEIVDLIDDIAEQTNTLALNASIEAARAGSEGDGFAVVAEEVKQLATETREATGRIADRIDAVQSSTATAVDDIEETAARVEEGADTIETGLGALGDVVEAVEDANDGVQSISTAAGDQAASAEEVVAMADEVAEVSEETAEEAERVSAAATEQSASLTQVSEEVERLAERAEELRDLAGGFETDAGDDATAGDNEVAGDEEIAGDAGVAADGFEFGGGEADRSDTGAAATDGGHEGGRSNDRASGDAGSDGGRDDGTSDRAGDSR from the coding sequence ATGAGCAGGATCCCGGACGTGATACGCGCGACGTATCTCCGGAAGTTCACGGCGCTGACGCTCGCGACGCTCGTCGTCGTCGCGGGCGCTGGCGTGCTCCTCCAGGGGCAAGTCGCAGCACAGCTTACCGACCGAACACACGACGACCTCACGGCGAGCGCGGAGACGAGCGCCAGCGAGGTGTCGATCTGGGTCGAGAACAACCGTCGGACCGCGAGGCTGATCTCACAGCAGGCGAAAGGTCAGGAGGGCGACGACGTGCGGACGACGATCGAACTCGAACACCGGAAGCTCCCGGAGTCGGTGACGGCGATCCACGTCGTCGACACCGAGTCGATGGTCGTCGAACAGAGCACGGACGACGTGCGGATCGACTCCTCGCTCAACTTCATCGACTGGGAGACCGACGGCGACGACCTGTCGACGATATCGCCGACGGGGGCGGTCGTCTCGAAGACGTACCGGCGGGCGGGCTCACACCTGATGGCGTTCGCCAGTTGGATCCCGGGTACAGAGACAGCGATCGTGATGACCGTCGACGTGTCGTCGGTCGCCGGGGCCGCCGGCGATCAGGGCTCGGGGTCGCTCAGCGTCGTCGACGGCGAGGACGCCACCGTTCACATCGCCTCCGACGAGGCGGCCGTCGGCGAGACGTTCGCCGGAGGCGTCGACTCCCACGCGCTCGCGAACGGTCGCGAGCACTCGGGCGCACACGACATGGAAGCGGCCGGCACGGTGATGGCGTACGCGCCGGTGGAGGGCACCGACTGGGTCGTCGTGCGCGAGGTTCCGACGGCGACCGCCTACGGGATCGTGACCGAGGTGCAGACGGCGCTGGGCGCTGTGATCGCGTTGGCCGCGCTCGGGTTCGTCGTCATCGGCGCGACCATGGGTCGGTCCACCTCCCGGAGCCTGCGGGACCTCGCGCGCCGCGCCGAGGCGCTCGCCGCCGGCGACGCGACCGCGGCCGCGACGGACGGCGGCACCCGGGTCGCGAGCGAGACGACCGGCGACGAAACCGGCGACGGGTCGGTCGGAGCCGACGGCGTCGCCGCCGGCAACCGGATCGACGAGGTGGGCGAGGTCCGGACGGCCTTCGAGGAGGTGCGTGACTACCTCGCGACCGCCTCCCGACAGGCGACGGCCGTCGCCGACGGCGAGTTCGACGCGCCCGTGCTCGAGGAGGACGTCCCCGGCGAACTGGGGGCGTCGCTGTCGGCGATGCGGGCGGACCTCGAGTCGCTGATCGAGGAGATGGAGGAGACGAACGAGACGCTGGCGGCCGCAGCCGAGTCGTACGGCGAGACGATGGAGCGAGCGGCCGAGGGCGACCTCACCGCGCGGATGGACGCCGACGTGGACGACGAGTCGATGGCGCGCATCGCCGCGGAGTTCAACGACATGATGGCCCAACTGGAGGCGACGATCGGCCGGGTCGACCGCGCGGCCGCGGAGGTGGCCGCCGCCAGCGACGAGGCCGACAGCGGGGTCGCCGAGACGCGTCGCGCCGCCGGCGAGGTCGCGAGCGCGACCGACGGGATCGCCGCCGGGGCCGACGAGCAGGTCGACCACCTCCGGGAGGTGACAGACGAGATGTCCGACCTCTCGGCGGCCGTCGAGGAGGTCGCCGCCACCGCCGACGAGGTGGCCGAGCGATCGGAGGCGGCCGCCGAGCGCGGCGCGGAGGGGAGCCGACTCGCGGACGCCGCCATCGACGAGATGGCCGCCATCGAAGCGCACACGGAGTCGACCGCCGAGGCGGTTCGCGGGCTGGAGTCCGAGGTCACCGAGATCGGCGAGATCGTCGACCTGATCGACGACATCGCCGAGCAGACGAACACCCTCGCGCTCAACGCCTCGATCGAGGCCGCCCGCGCCGGCTCCGAGGGCGACGGCTTCGCGGTCGTCGCCGAGGAGGTGAAACAGCTCGCGACCGAGACGCGGGAGGCGACCGGTCGGATCGCCGACCGCATCGACGCGGTCCAGTCGTCGACGGCGACGGCCGTCGACGACATCGAGGAGACGGCCGCGCGCGTCGAGGAGGGGGCCGACACGATCGAGACCGGGCTGGGCGCGCTCGGCGACGTGGTCGAGGCCGTCGAGGACGCCAACGACGGCGTGCAGTCCATCTCGACGGCCGCGGGCGACCAGGCCGCCAGCGCCGAGGAGGTCGTCGCGATGGCCGACGAGGTCGCCGAGGTGAGCGAGGAGACCGCCGAGGAGGCCGAGCGCGTCTCCGCGGCCGCGACCGAACAGTCCGCGTCGCTGACGCAGGTGAGCGAGGAGGTCGAGCGGCTCGCCGAGCGCGCCGAGGAACTCCGCGACCTCGCCGGCGGCTTCGAGACGGACGCGGGCGACGATGCGACTGCTGGCGACAACGAGGTCGCTGGCGACGAGGAGATCGCGGGCGATGCCGGGGTCGCCGCCGACGGCTTCGAGTTCGGCGGCGGCGAAGCCGACCGCTCCGACACCGGGGCGGCCGCGACCGACGGCGGTCACGAGGGCGGGAGAAGCAACGACAGGGCGAGCGGCGACGCGGGGAGCGACGGCGGCCGGGACGACGGCACGAGCGACCGCGCCGGCGACTCCCGATAG
- a CDS encoding trypsin-like peptidase domain-containing protein — MPTRRDLLAGLGATAAAGVAGCVQIGSSGSAPAAGDADTATAVGTESEAAAADQPADATSTAVYESTIQSVVGVLNYGRNGPQGSGSGFVAGDGYVVTNQHVVAGATEVKLRFQGNEWHDAEIVGTDAYSDLAVLRADERPDSATPLSWVDTDPEPPVGTSVMAIGSPYGFSGSASTGIISGVDRVLSAPNNFTVADSVQTDAALNPGNSGGPLVTFEGEVAAVAARGGGDNIGFGVSAELSKRVVPELAETGDYAHPFMGVRLLEVSPVIAEAYDLDDVGGVLIVEVREDGPAAGTLEGSDDETVVDGVQVPTGGDVIVGIGGTDVAVQADLSNYLALETSPGDEVEFTVVRDGRESTVSFELGERPDPGL, encoded by the coding sequence ATGCCAACACGACGCGATCTGCTCGCGGGGCTGGGGGCGACCGCCGCTGCCGGCGTCGCGGGATGCGTCCAGATCGGCTCCAGCGGGTCGGCTCCCGCAGCGGGCGACGCCGACACCGCGACGGCCGTCGGAACCGAGTCGGAAGCCGCCGCGGCCGACCAGCCGGCCGACGCCACCTCGACGGCGGTGTACGAGTCGACGATCCAGTCGGTCGTCGGCGTGCTCAACTACGGTCGAAACGGCCCGCAGGGAAGCGGCTCCGGGTTCGTCGCCGGCGACGGATACGTCGTCACGAACCAGCACGTCGTCGCCGGTGCGACGGAGGTGAAGCTCCGGTTCCAGGGCAACGAGTGGCACGACGCCGAGATAGTCGGCACCGACGCCTACTCCGACCTCGCGGTGCTGCGGGCCGACGAGCGCCCCGACTCTGCGACGCCGCTGTCCTGGGTCGACACCGATCCCGAGCCGCCGGTCGGCACGTCGGTCATGGCGATCGGCTCGCCGTACGGCTTCAGCGGCTCCGCCTCGACCGGCATCATCTCCGGTGTCGATCGGGTGCTGTCCGCGCCGAACAACTTCACCGTCGCCGACTCGGTGCAGACGGACGCCGCGCTCAACCCCGGAAACTCCGGCGGCCCCCTCGTCACCTTCGAGGGCGAGGTCGCCGCCGTCGCCGCCCGCGGCGGGGGGGACAACATCGGCTTCGGCGTCTCCGCGGAACTGTCGAAGCGGGTCGTGCCCGAACTCGCCGAGACCGGCGACTACGCCCACCCGTTCATGGGCGTTCGCCTCCTCGAAGTGTCGCCCGTCATCGCGGAGGCGTACGACCTCGACGACGTGGGCGGGGTGCTCATCGTCGAGGTGCGCGAAGACGGCCCCGCCGCCGGCACCCTCGAGGGATCCGACGACGAGACGGTCGTCGACGGCGTTCAGGTTCCCACCGGCGGCGACGTGATCGTCGGCATCGGCGGGACGGACGTGGCGGTACAGGCGGACCTGTCCAACTACCTCGCGCTGGAGACGTCGCCCGGCGACGAGGTCGAGTTCACGGTCGTCCGCGACGGCCGCGAGTCGACCGTGTCCTTCGAACTCGGCGAACGGCCCGATCCCGGCCTCTGA
- a CDS encoding shikimate kinase, producing MDGRAAAPGAGTVVNALATGVGSAFALDLETTATVSLDPDADGVTGTIAGDPEGDTTLIERCVERVVDAHGADEGGTVRTESEVPTAAGLKSSSAAANATVLATLSALGLEVATDPDADVAPVEACRIGVDAARDAGVTVTGAFDDASASMLGGVTVTDNREDDLLDRGASFAEHALVWTPPERAYSAETDVSACERVAPMAELASELALSGEHARAMTVNGLAFSAALGFPTEPAVEAMAACDGVSLSGTGPSVVAVGDRERLRTVRDRWDGREGETRLVDTRDRGARVL from the coding sequence ATGGACGGACGCGCCGCCGCGCCCGGAGCCGGGACCGTCGTCAACGCGCTCGCGACGGGCGTCGGGAGCGCGTTCGCGCTGGATCTGGAGACGACCGCGACCGTGTCGCTCGACCCCGACGCCGACGGCGTGACGGGAACGATCGCGGGCGACCCGGAGGGCGACACGACGCTGATCGAGCGGTGCGTCGAGCGCGTCGTCGACGCCCACGGGGCCGACGAGGGCGGCACGGTTCGGACCGAAAGCGAGGTGCCGACCGCCGCCGGGCTCAAGAGTTCGAGCGCGGCCGCCAACGCGACCGTGCTGGCGACGCTGTCGGCGCTTGGACTGGAGGTGGCGACCGACCCCGACGCGGACGTGGCCCCGGTCGAGGCGTGCCGGATCGGCGTCGACGCCGCCCGCGACGCCGGCGTCACGGTCACCGGGGCGTTCGACGACGCCTCGGCGTCGATGCTCGGCGGCGTCACGGTCACCGACAACCGGGAAGACGACCTGCTCGACCGCGGCGCGTCGTTCGCCGAGCACGCGCTCGTGTGGACGCCGCCCGAGCGCGCCTACTCCGCCGAGACGGACGTGAGCGCCTGCGAGCGCGTCGCGCCGATGGCCGAATTGGCCTCGGAGCTGGCGCTCTCGGGCGAACACGCCCGTGCGATGACGGTGAACGGCCTCGCGTTCTCGGCGGCGCTGGGGTTCCCGACCGAGCCCGCGGTCGAGGCGATGGCCGCCTGCGACGGCGTCTCGCTGTCGGGGACCGGCCCGAGCGTCGTCGCCGTCGGCGACCGCGAGCGCCTCCGAACGGTTCGCGATCGGTGGGACGGCCGCGAGGGCGAGACGCGACTGGTCGACACCCGAGACCGGGGCGCGCGAGTGCTGTGA
- a CDS encoding chorismate mutase has product MSYDDTDTDEAATDLDGMGLDELRAEIEDIDRELVELIARRTYVADTIAEVKARNDLPTTDETQEQAVMDRAGANAERFDVDANLVKAIFRLLIELNKVEQRESR; this is encoded by the coding sequence ATGAGCTACGACGACACCGACACCGACGAGGCGGCGACCGACCTGGACGGAATGGGCCTGGACGAACTGCGCGCGGAGATCGAGGACATCGACCGCGAACTGGTCGAACTCATCGCCCGCCGCACGTACGTGGCCGACACCATCGCCGAGGTGAAAGCGCGCAACGACCTCCCGACGACCGACGAGACGCAAGAGCAGGCCGTGATGGATCGGGCGGGCGCGAACGCCGAGCGCTTCGACGTGGACGCGAACCTCGTGAAGGCGATCTTCCGGCTGCTCATCGAGTTGAACAAGGTCGAGCAACGAGAGAGCCGGTAG
- a CDS encoding type II toxin-antitoxin system PemK/MazF family toxin yields the protein MSDGTDVRRGDVVIVRLDPAEGHEMKKTRPAVVVQNDIGNRNSSTTIVAPVTGTYREYPFEVFVEADGSPLETDSSIRLDQIRTVSVLERIHSVVGSLDGPTMAEVDEALQLSLGLD from the coding sequence ATGAGTGACGGCACGGACGTGCGACGGGGTGATGTGGTTATCGTTCGACTCGACCCCGCCGAGGGACACGAGATGAAGAAGACGCGCCCGGCCGTGGTCGTTCAAAACGATATCGGAAACCGGAACTCAAGTACGACCATCGTCGCGCCCGTCACGGGGACCTACCGCGAGTATCCGTTCGAGGTGTTCGTCGAGGCGGACGGGTCACCGCTCGAAACGGATTCGTCAATCCGGCTCGACCAGATTCGAACCGTCTCGGTTCTGGAACGGATTCACTCGGTCGTCGGTTCACTCGACGGACCTACGATGGCTGAAGTCGACGAGGCGTTACAGCTGAGTCTCGGCCTCGACTGA
- a CDS encoding PIN domain-containing protein, with translation MTVYVETDFLLALAKNTDWLQGSAEDALGKYDVETSSFSYLELLLARERYEFDYVPLVANLLELVPVRNEEEKQVILKAVNYYDEGMTPFDAFHAATAETRGMNVLSSEKDYEDIEVERVPLEPTDEE, from the coding sequence ATGACGGTGTACGTCGAGACGGATTTCCTGCTCGCACTCGCTAAAAACACCGATTGGTTGCAGGGCTCTGCTGAGGACGCCCTCGGCAAGTACGACGTCGAAACGTCCTCGTTCTCGTATCTCGAACTCCTCCTCGCCAGAGAACGCTACGAGTTCGACTACGTTCCGCTGGTGGCGAACCTGCTCGAACTCGTTCCCGTGCGGAACGAGGAGGAGAAACAGGTGATTCTGAAAGCTGTCAACTACTACGACGAGGGAATGACGCCGTTCGACGCCTTCCACGCGGCGACTGCGGAAACGCGAGGGATGAACGTGCTCTCCTCTGAGAAGGACTACGAGGATATCGAGGTGGAACGAGTCCCACTCGAACCAACTGACGAGGAGTGA
- a CDS encoding AbrB/MazE/SpoVT family DNA-binding domain-containing protein: protein MSAETDAQGRLYIPKEVREKYGQKYHIVLYEDRIELIPVADDPLAAVREAAGELRGASVEEIREDIEAEAKDEAEAVGDDR, encoded by the coding sequence ATGTCAGCAGAAACGGATGCACAGGGGCGGCTGTACATCCCGAAGGAGGTGCGCGAGAAGTACGGCCAGAAGTATCACATCGTTTTGTACGAGGACAGAATCGAGCTGATCCCCGTCGCGGACGATCCACTCGCCGCTGTCCGCGAAGCGGCAGGTGAGCTTCGCGGTGCATCCGTCGAGGAAATCCGAGAGGACATCGAGGCGGAGGCGAAAGACGAAGCTGAAGCAGTTGGTGACGACAGATGA